Proteins from one Ahaetulla prasina isolate Xishuangbanna chromosome 2, ASM2864084v1, whole genome shotgun sequence genomic window:
- the LOC131191771 gene encoding zinc finger protein 493-like — MEAQGSPGAGTAAAAPATLQARSGGPSGLPEEPRSSEAERWRLRICGSLEAEGPRALCSRLHGLCRGWLRPERRSKAEMLDLVVLEQLLALLPPELSGWLRECGAESCAQAVALAEGCLLGPAAAPQPGKGWQIQEPFTREISADFWERGNRCTQELLFRSIQLGTLQQGSDPFEEVTVDFTEEEWALLDSGQRELCKEVSLEAFRIMSALDDGMENENKKQERLMPLQTRSYEIEMMFDHQVNSKRQERSHSEDRGQESSTPHHFFSVTLPEKFQMKYKPHIIVKLGKDSRLNRETNIYRKCGKSFRSAATLNEYERSQVAEKSYSCEECGKGFDLIGKLNFHKKFHTDEKLYKCKQHGKNFCFKRILHLYRRIHRRKKKHSCRECGKRFFANTTLTIHQRSHTGERPYKCLECGKNFISNGNLNSHKRIHTGERPFKCMECGKQFIRKGYLTDHERAHIGVKPYNCTECGKNFSFKRNLKRHERIHRGEKQHSCMECGKFFTEKSYLSDHERVHTEVKPYKCTKCGKNYRFRCNLNRHGMIHRREECGKGFYERTDLTIHQRIHARKKLYSCEECGKAFVLIGELDFHKRNHTGEKVNNCIESEMSFNFRNNHDNLDNHERIHRREKKHSCTECGKRFFENTALIIHQRSHTGEKPYKCLECGKSFISNGNLNSHKRIHTGERPFKCMECGKRFIRKGYLTDHERVHTEVKPYKCAECGKSFRFKRNLKRHERIHRGEKQHSCVECGKCFTQKRDLTDHEMVHTGVKPYKCTECGKNYRFRCNLNRHGMIHRREECGKGFCEKTDLTIHQRIHARKKLYSCKECGKAFVLIGELNFHKRSHTDEKVNNCIESERSFNFRSSLDNHERIHRREKKHSCRECGKRFFEIRELTIHQRSHTGERPYKCLECGRSFISKGNLNSHKRIHTGERPFKCMECGKQFVRKTHLSDHERIHTGVKPYKCTECGKTFRFRGNLNSHEKIHRGEKQHN, encoded by the exons ATGGAAGCCCAGGGATCTCCGGGGGCgggaacagcagcagcagcccccgCTACCCTTCAGGCGAGGAGCGGCGGCCCGAGCGGCCTCCCCGAGGAGCCCCGCAGCTCCGAGGCTGAGCGCTGGCGGCTCCGCATTTGCGGCTCCCTGGAAGCCGAGGGGCCCCGGGCGCTTTGTAGCCGCCTGCACGGGCTGTGCCGGGGGTGGCTGCGGCCCGAGCGGCGCAGCAAAGccgagatgctggacctggtggtgcTGGAGCAGCTGCTGGCCCTGCTGCCCCCGGAGCTGTCGGGCTGGCTGAGGGAGTGCGGGGCGGAGAGCTgcgcccaggcggtggccctggccgaAGGCTGCCTCCTCGGCCCCGCAGCCGCCCCGCAGCCCGGAAAGGGGTGGCAG ATTCAGGAGCCATTCACAAGAGAGATCTCAGCAGATTTCTGGGAAAGAGGAAATCGATGCACTCAGGAGCTGCTTTTCAGGAGTATCCAGCTTGGAACACTACAACAG GGCTCTGATCCCTTTGAGGAGGTCACTGTGGACTTCACAGAAGAGGAGTGGGCACTGCTGGATTCAGGCCAGAGAGAGTTGTGCAAAGAAgtctcactggaggcttttaggaTTATGTCTGCCCTGG ATGATGGAATGGAGAATGAGAATAAGAAGCAGGAAAGGTTAATGCCACTGCAAACAAGAAGCTATGAAATAGAAATGATGTTTGATCATCAAGTAAATTCAAAAAGACAAGAGAGAAGCCACTCAGAAGATAGAGGACAGGAATCCTCCACACCTCATCATTTCTTTTCGGTTACTTTACCTGAGAAATTTCAGATGAAATACAAGCCACATATCATTGTAAAGTTGGGGAAGGATTCTAGACTGAACAGAGAAACTAACATATACAgaaaatgtggaaagagcttcagaagTGCGGCTACTCTTAATGAATATGAAAGGAGCCAGGTAGCAGAAAAATCTTATAGTTGCGAGGAATGTGGAAAGGGCTTTGATTTAATAGGAAAGCTTAACTTTCATAAAAAGTTTCACACAGATGAGAAACTATATAAATGCAAACAGCATGGAAAGAACTTCTGTTTCAAGAGAATTCTTCATTTATATAGGAGGATccacagaaggaagaaaaaacataGCTGCAGGGAGTGCGGAAAGCGATTCTTTGCGAACACAACTCTTACCATTCATCAAAGAAGTCACACAGGGGAGAGACCATATAAATGTCTAGAGtgtggaaagaattttatttcaaatggaaatcttaattctcataaaagaatccacacaggggagagacCGTTTaagtgcatggaatgtggaaagcagTTTATTAGGAAAGGATATCTTACTGATCATGAAAGGGCTCACATAGGAGTGAAACCATATAACTGCACAGAGTGCGGAAAGAACTTTAGTTTCAAGCGTAATCTTAAGCGCCATGAGAGAATCCATAGAGGGGAGAAACAACATagctgcatggagtgtggaaaatttttcactgaaaaaagttatcTTTCTGATCATGAAAGGGTTCACACAGAagtgaaaccatataaatgcacaaAATGTGGAAAGAACTACCGTTTCAGGTGCAATCTTAATCGCCATGGGATGATCCATAGAAGGGAGGAGTGTGGAAAAGGATTCTATGAGAGGACAGACCTTACtatccatcaaaggatccacgcAAGGAAGAAACTGTATAGTTGTGAGGAATGTGGAAAGGCCTTTGTTTTAATAGGAGAACTTGATTTTCATAAAAGGAATCACACAGGTGAGAAAGTAAATAATTGCATAGAGAGTGAAATGAGTTTCAATTTCAGGAATAACCATGATAACCTGGATAACCATGAGAGGATCCACAGAAGGGAGAAAAAACATAGCTgcacggagtgtggaaagagaTTTTTTGAGAACACAGCTCTTATCATCCATCAAAGGagtcacacaggggagaaaccatataaatgtctgGAGTGCGGAAAGAGCTTTATTTCAAATGGAAATCTTAATTCTCATAAAAGAATCCATACAGGGGAGAGACCGTTTaagtgcatggaatgtggaaagcggTTTATTCGGAAAGGATATCTTACTGATCATGAAAGGGTTCACACAGAAGTGAAACCATATAAATGTGCAGAGTGCGGAAAGAGCTTTCGTTTCAAGCGTAATCTTAAGCGCCATGAGAGGATCCATAGAGGGGAGAAACAACATAGCTGTGtggagtgtggaaaatgtttcactCAGAAAAGAGATCTTACTGATCATGAAATGGTTCACACAGGagtgaaaccatataaatgcacagagtgtggaaaGAACTACCGTTTCAGGTGCAATCTTAATCGCCATGGGATGATCCATAGAAGGGAGGAGTGTGGAAAAGGATTCTGTGAGAAGACAGACCTTACtatccatcaaaggatccacgcAAGGAAGAAACTGTATAGTTGTAAGGAATGTGGAAAGGCCTTTGTTTTAATAGGAGAACTTAATTTTCATAAAAGGAGTCACACAGATGAGAAAGTAAATAATTGCATAGAGAGTGAAAGGAGTTTCAATTTCAGGAGCAGTCTTGATAACCATGAGAGGATCCACAGAAGGGAGAAAAAACATAGCTGCAGGGAGTGTGGAAAGAGATTCTTTGAAATCAGAGAACTTACTATCCATCAAAGGAGTCACACAGGGGAGAGAccatataaatgcctggagtgtggaaggaGCTTTATTTCAAAAGGAAATCTTAATTCTCATAAAAGAATCCATACAGGGGAGAGACCATTTaagtgcatggagtgtggaaagcagTTTGTTCGGAAAACACATCTTTCTGATCAtgaaaggattcacacaggagtgaaaccatataaatgcacagagtgtggaaagaccttccgTTTCAGGGGTAATCTTAATAGTCATGAGAAAATCCACAGAGGGGAGAAACAACATAACTGA